In Puniceicoccaceae bacterium, a single window of DNA contains:
- a CDS encoding aldo/keto reductase: protein MNYRALGKCGVQVSEIGIGTWAMGSDWGEQPVDLSIRTIHKAIEMGCNFIDTAAGYGDGRSEQVIAKALEQKGKDLVYVATKIHPVMPGPWPPSPYCEIHDRYPVSYLEQSLVTRLKNLKTDCIDLLQLHTWTRAWNRNPAALEWLQQQKQKGRIRWVGVSTPEHDQNAVIDLMRDGLVDTVQVIYNLFEQEPAAELLPVAKQTETGVIVRVVFDESSLAGRFSEQREFSSGDFRSRYFAGDRQARTAQRVRRIEACLNGSGYSIREAAARFALDCDAVSTVITGVRTEQQAAENMLLSERKPLPESLRVELHPFNWPKGFWYGGK from the coding sequence ATGAACTATCGTGCGTTGGGCAAATGTGGTGTGCAGGTATCCGAGATCGGCATTGGAACTTGGGCGATGGGCAGTGACTGGGGCGAACAGCCTGTGGATCTGTCTATCCGAACGATCCACAAAGCGATCGAAATGGGATGTAATTTCATTGATACTGCTGCAGGATATGGAGACGGTCGCTCGGAGCAGGTGATCGCGAAGGCACTGGAGCAGAAAGGGAAGGACTTGGTGTACGTTGCCACGAAGATACATCCGGTAATGCCCGGTCCGTGGCCACCGTCACCCTATTGCGAGATCCATGATCGCTATCCGGTTTCGTATCTGGAACAGAGTTTGGTGACACGGTTGAAAAATTTGAAGACCGACTGCATCGACCTGTTGCAATTGCACACTTGGACACGCGCCTGGAACCGCAACCCGGCTGCACTGGAATGGTTGCAGCAGCAGAAGCAAAAGGGACGCATCCGATGGGTGGGCGTTTCCACTCCGGAACACGACCAGAATGCGGTGATTGATCTCATGCGCGACGGTTTGGTGGATACGGTGCAGGTGATCTATAACCTCTTTGAACAGGAACCAGCTGCAGAGTTGCTTCCGGTCGCAAAACAGACGGAAACCGGAGTGATTGTGAGGGTGGTGTTTGATGAGAGTTCACTGGCGGGGCGATTTTCAGAACAGCGGGAGTTTTCGTCAGGAGACTTCCGCAGTCGCTATTTTGCGGGTGATCGGCAGGCGAGAACAGCGCAGCGGGTTCGGCGAATTGAGGCGTGTCTGAACGGTTCAGGCTACAGTATTCGGGAGGCGGCGGCTCGTTTCGCACTCGACTGCGATGCTGTGAGCACGGTCATTACCGGAGTGCGAACGGAGCAGCAGGCTGCCGAAAACATGTTGCTTTCGGAGCGGAAGCCACTCCCGGAGTCATTGCGAGTGGAGTTGCACCCATTCAATTGG